A genomic window from Fusarium verticillioides 7600 chromosome 5, whole genome shotgun sequence includes:
- a CDS encoding acetyltransferase, whose product MPQPLASKEASLFRSVIRYYEDKQYKRGLKSAELILKKHPKHGDTTAMKALILNSQGKTEEAFALGKEALTMDMKSHICWHVYGLLHRANKNFEEAIKAYKFALRLEPESAQIQRDLAILQIQCRDYQGYIQSRTAMLQARPQMRQSWTALAIAHHLSGNPAEAEKVMNTYEETLKAKPSKFDNEHSEAIMYKNSLIAEQGDYERALEHLNTAAKQNLDRLAVMEARAEYLHKLDKKEEAAKAYRALLDRNSEHPAYYQKLLEVMEVSEGDSKARKAVYDEYAEKSPRCDAARRLPLDFLSGDDFKQAAEAYLTLMLNKGVPSTFANLKHLYSDSFKKDTLRELAENYLNSQGADSESKDKGEAAALYYLAQHYNYHLSRDLTKAMEYVEKAIEKDPKSVDFAMTKARIIKHGGNIQEASKAMDRARKLDLKDRYINTKAAKYQLRNNENDKALKTVGLFTRAETVGGPLADLLDMQSVWFLTEDGEAYARQGNVALALKRFQQIFNIFEVWQEDQFDFHSFSLRKGQIRAYIDMMRWEDHVRDHPFFSRAALDAIEVYLKLADKPSANGVNGADGEDAEDALAKKKAAKKARKEQQRLEKEAAELQAKQDPNKGKDKDGEVKKQDDDPFGLKLAETTDPLGDAMKFVNPLLQFSPKNINAQFAGFEVYMRRKKYVLALHCLTAALELDPKSPRVHEHTVAFAQLLKTATDIEPKVLEVLKTEFKAVDPSTDLVKFNDEFLAANKGSPRHVLSAVKAQRVLGQDKVKSEEAVSGILDIPDVTYEDAIEGLQVLKGWRSAQVEAYKKAAQEKFPDVTRLA is encoded by the exons ATGCCGCAACCTCTTGCCTCCAAGGAGGCCTCGCTCTTCCGCTCCGTTATTCGATACTATGAGGACAAGCAATATAAGCGTGGTCTCAAGTCGGCCGAGCTTATTCTCAAGAAGCATCCGAAACATGGAGACACCACTGCGATGAAGGCCTTGATTTTGAATTCCCAGGGCAAAACGGAAGAAGCCTTTGCATTGGGAAAGGAAGCTTTAACCATGGATATGAAGTCGCACATCTGCTGGCACGTGTATGGCCTGCTGCACCGGGCAAACAAGAATTTCgaggaggccatcaaggcttACAAGTTTGCTCTGCGACTAGAGCCTGAGTCGGCACAAATTCAGCGCGATCTGGCTATTCTGCAAATTCAATGCCGCGACTACCAAGGATACATCCAAAGTCGAACCGCCATGCTCCAGGCCCGACCCCAAATGCGCCAAAGCTGGACTGCGCTCGCCATTGCTCATCACCTTTCAGGAAACCCTGCTGAAGCCGAGAAGGTCATGAATACATATGAGGAAACTTTGAAGGCGAAGCCCTCGAAGTTCGACAATGAGCACTCAGAAGCAATCATGTACAAGAACTCTCTAATTGCGGAGCAAGGGGACTACGAGCGTGCACTCGAGCATCTCAACACGGCTGCCAAGCAAAACCTCGATCGATTGGCTGTCATGGAGGCTCGCGCCGAGTATCTTCACAAgttggacaagaaggaggaagctgcGAAGGCCTACCGGGCTCTCCTTGACCGCAACTCGGAACACCCCGCATACTAccagaagctcttggaaGTCATGGAGGTATCAGAGGGCGATTCCAAGGCTCGCAAGGCTGTCTACGACGAGTATGCGGAGAAGTCCCCTCGTTGCGATGCTGCGCGCCGGTTGCCACTGGACTTTTTGTCAG GCGACGACTTCAagcaggctgctgaggcctATTTGACGTTGATGCTTAACAAGGGAGTGCCATCGACCTTTGCCAATCTTAAGCATCTTTACTCCGACTCATTCAAGAAGGACACCCTCCGTGAACTGGCCGAGAACTATTTGAACTCGCAGGGTGCTGATTCGGAAAGTAAGGATaaaggagaagcagcagcactGTACTACCTCGCACAGCACTACAACTACCATCTCAGCCGCGACTTGACAAAAGCCATGGAGTACGTCGAGAAGGCAATCGAGAAGGACCCCAAGAGCGTTGATTTTGCCATGACCAAGGCACGAATCATCAAGCATGGCGGAAACATACAAGAAGCCTCCAAGGCAATGGATCGAGCCAGGAAGCTCGATCTTAAGGATAGATACATCAACACAAAGGCAGCCAAGTACCAGCTTCGCAACAACGAAAAcgacaaggctctcaagaCAGTCGGCCTTTTCACTCGCGCAGAAACTGTTGGTGGCCCCTTGGCGGATCTTTTGGATATGCAGAGTGTCTGGTTCTTGACAGAAGACGGCGAGGCATATGCTCGACAAGGTAATGTTGCCCTTGCTCTTAAGCGATTCCAGCaaatcttcaacatcttcgagGTGTGGCAGGAGGACCAGTTCGATTTCCACAGCTTTTCTCTACGCAAGGGCCAGATCCGAGCCTACATCGATATGATGCGATGGGAAGACCACGTCCGTGATCACCCCTTTTTCTCAAGAGCTGCTCTGGATGCGATCGAAGTTTACCTCAAGCTGGCCGATAAGCCTTCCGCAAACGGTGTCAACGGTGCCGATGGAGAGGACGCTGAGGATGCTttagccaagaagaaggctgccaagaaggccagaAAGGAGCAGCAACGTCTCGAAAAAGAGGCTGCCGAGTtgcaagccaagcaagaccctaacaagggcaaggataaGGAtggagaagtcaagaagcaggaCGACGATCCATTCGGACTGAAACTCGCCGAAACCACCGACCCTCTCGGGGATGCCATGAAGTTCGTTAACCCCTTACTACAATTCAGCCCCAAGAACATTAACGCCCAATTCGCTGGCTTTGAGGTCTATATGCGTCGCA AGAAGTACGTTCTTGCTCTACATTGTCTCACAGCTGCCCTAGAACTTGACCCTAAGTCACCCAGGGTGCATGAACATACTGTAGCGTTTGCTCAGCTATTGAAGACTGCGACCGACATTGAGCCCAAGGTCTTGGAGGTGCTGAAGACTGAGTTTAAGGCAGTGGACCCTTCCACCGATctcgtcaagttcaacgacGAGTTccttgctgccaacaagGGTAGCCCTAGACATGTTCTTTCCGCCGTCAAGGCACAGAGAGTACTGGGCCAAGATAAGGTCAAGAGCGAGGAGGCTGTCTCTGGCATCTTGGATATCCCTGATGTGACCTATGAGGACGCCATCGAGGGTCTTCAGGTGCTCAAGGGCTGGAGGAGTGCTCAGGTGGAAGCATACAAGAAGGCGGCCCAGGAGAAGTTCCCTGACGTGACGAGACTCGCATAA
- a CDS encoding sphingosine kinase, protein MDEGIGMLLLLEGKMKLTIGIEGLELNDPAANKSTRSSCAPFSGKPAPNNSIPFYNVLWAELSNDQIIIDYAYHASKTLIKPKKWVFTLAKDDESTSGTPAEIFVKTLMTRAYGDAQSQKRAYVLINPNSGPGGAIKQWETEVKPLFQAAKMPIDPVILKHGGEAVELAQNADLSRYDTIMACSGDGTPHEIFNGLAKRPDAARALSTMPVSHIPCGSGNAFSCNLYGSHRPSFAALAIIKGVVTPMDLVSVTSGHNRIISFLSQTLGLIAECDLGTEHMRWMGSARFEVGVVQRMFKKKCYPFDLAVKVEIEDKGDVKAHYKHHASSTSLNHLAKKLDADPIAEDAGLPPLKYGTIQDDLPEGWELIPYDNVGTFYAGNMAYMSPDAPFFAASLISDGLMDLVTIDGDLPLFTAIRVLLDVEAEKLFDNPHVTYKKISAYRIIPRDQEDGYISIDGEKCPFGPFQAEIHQGLGRVISKSGKYEAAGPKNWDKVTLADRIHG, encoded by the exons ATGGACGAAGGCATTGGAATGTTGCTCCTCTTGGAGggcaagatgaagttgaccaTTGGAATCGAAGGATTGGAGCTCAACG ACCCTGCTGCAAACAAGTCAACTCGCTCCTCCTGTGCTCCTTTCTCTGGCA AACCCGCTCCCAACAATAGCATACCCTTCTACAACGTCCTTTGGGCCGAGCTCTCCAATGACCAGATCATAATCGACTACGCCTATCACGCTTCGAAGACATTGATCAAACCTAAGAAATGGGTTTTCACGCTTGCCAAGGACGACGAGTCGACCAGCGGTACACCAGCCGAGATTTTCGTCAAGACTCTCATGACACGCGCCTATGGTGATGCGCAGTCTCAGAAACGCGCCTACGTGTTGATCAACCCGAACTCCGGTCCTGGCGGTGCTATCAAGCAGTGGGAGACAGAGGTGAAGCCGCTCTTCCAGGCTGCAAAGATGCCGATTGACCCCGTGATATTGAAGCACGGTGGAGAAGCCGTTGAACTGGCGCAAAACGCCGACTTGTCCAGATACGATACTATCATGGCATGTTCCGGTGATGGAACACCGCACGAGATTTTCAACGGCCTTGCTAAGCGACCCGATGCTGCAAGAGCGCTTTCTACGATGCCTGTCAGCCATATCCCTTGTGGCTCAGGAAATGCATTCTCTTGCAACTTGTACGGATCTCATCGACCTTCTTTCGCCgccctcgccatcatcaagggTGTCGTGACTCCGATGGATTTGGTATCAGTCACTAGTGGCCACAACCGCATCATTTCGTTCCTATCCCAGACGCTCGGCCTCATTGCAGAATGTGATCTCGGCACAGAGCATATGCGATGGATGGGCAGTGCGCGTTTCGAGGTCGGTGTCGTTCAGCGCATGTTTAAGAAGAAGTGCTATCCCTTTGACCTGGCTGTCAAGGTGGAGATCGAAGACAAGGGCGATGTCAAGGCTCATTACAAGCATCACGCAAGCTCTACGAGTCTGAATCATCTAGCtaagaagcttgatgcaGACCCCATagctgaagatgcaggtTTGCCGCCGTTGAAGTATGGCACGATCCAGGATGATCTCCCTGAAGGATGGGAGTTGATCCCCTATGACAACGTTGGCACATTCTACGCTGGTAAC ATGGCTTATATGTCACCTGATGCTCCCTTCTTCGCTGCCTCACTCATCTCGGATGGTTTGATGGACCTCGTCACTATCGACGGTGATCTGCCTCTCTTCACAGCTATCAGGGTCcttctcgatgttgaagctgagaagctgTTTGACAACCCCCATGTCACCTACAAGAAGATCTCAGCTTACCGCATCATTCCACGGGATCAAGAGGACGGCTATATCAGCATCGATGGTGAGAAGTGCCCATTCGGACCTTTCCAGGCCGAGATCCACCAGGGCCTTGGGCGAgtcatctccaagtctggcaaATATGAGGCCGCGGGACCCAAGAACTGGGACAAGGTGACACTAGCCGACCGTAtccatggatga